TAAGCCCTCACCCCCGCCCTCTCCCGAAGGGAGAGGGAGTAAGAGAGACCCCTTCTCCCCCCGGAGAAGGCTGGGATGGGGGAAGATTTTCAAAGAGCGCCCCGTAGATGTGGGGCGTTTTTTTTGTAGCCTCCGCCGGGTAGAATCCCCCATCGGATCGCAACGGCATATGGGAAACGGTATATGGGAGGGCGGCCGTGGCGGGAAGCTTCTTTGAAGTGCTGCGCGTTTTCACTCGGCTGGGGCTGACCTCGTTCGGGGGCCCGACGGCGCACCTGGGCTTCTACCGCGAGGAGATCGTCGCGCGCAGGAAGTGGGTGGACGAGCGCGCCTACGCGGATCTGATCGGGCTCTGCCAGTCGCTGCCCGGGCCGGCGAGCAGCCAGGTGGGCATCGCGCTGGGCGTCGCGCGCGCCGGAATCCGGGGGGGCTTCGCCGCCTGGCTCGGCTTCACGCTGCCCTCGGCGGCGGCGCTGGTCCTTTTCGCGCTGGGCCTGCCGGCGCTTCAGGAGGCTTTCGGCACGTCCTGGCTCCACGGCCTCCAGATCGCCGCGGTGGCCGTTGTCGCGCGCGCCCTCTGGGGCA
This genomic window from bacterium contains:
- a CDS encoding chromate transporter: MAGSFFEVLRVFTRLGLTSFGGPTAHLGFYREEIVARRKWVDERAYADLIGLCQSLPGPASSQVGIALGVARAGIRGGFAAWLGFTLPSAAALVLFALGLPALQEAFGTSWLHGLQIAAVAVVARALWGMANILCPDRPRAAIAILAAIVLLWTQTAAVQVLVILGGAILGRMILPGGDGERAAPLGLAVPRAAAIGCLAAFFALLVALTLLAKAL